The proteins below are encoded in one region of Aeromonas jandaei:
- the pilV gene encoding type IV pilus modification protein PilV — protein MKRTGFDSVPSGFSLLEVMIAAVVLSFGLLGLVAMQAQSKFAGYEARQRTIASWLANDMVERIKVNRAIWEAQASNTWIVSSSTSSLPSCANADGTMSNCSDANMLALDLYYWRQSLIGSAASGAGSTLNNPVGCIIKGASDSLTVAIFWAGRKASHDGSSAIASATTNACGISGVDLTRRQYVLTTTL, from the coding sequence ATGAAACGCACAGGTTTTGATAGTGTGCCCTCCGGTTTCAGCCTGCTTGAAGTGATGATTGCTGCTGTTGTGCTCTCTTTTGGCCTGCTGGGGCTGGTCGCCATGCAGGCGCAATCCAAATTCGCAGGATATGAGGCGAGGCAACGCACCATAGCCAGCTGGCTGGCAAACGACATGGTGGAGCGGATCAAGGTCAATCGAGCTATCTGGGAGGCGCAAGCCAGTAATACCTGGATCGTCAGTTCGAGTACATCATCGCTACCATCCTGTGCCAATGCTGATGGCACCATGAGCAACTGCAGTGATGCCAATATGCTGGCGCTCGATCTCTACTACTGGCGTCAGTCCCTGATAGGTAGTGCCGCATCGGGCGCCGGCTCCACGCTCAACAATCCTGTCGGTTGCATCATCAAGGGGGCGAGTGACTCGCTGACCGTGGCCATTTTCTGGGCTGGTCGCAAGGCCTCCCATGATGGTTCAAGTGCTATCGCATCAGCCACAACCAATGCTTGCGGCATATCCGGGGTCGACTTGACGAGGCGTCAATACGTATTGACGACCACCTTATGA
- a CDS encoding PilW family protein produces MNNRGFTLVEWLIAMVIGVFLLGGVLSVFVASRTTSEDAFDQSELQENGRLAMRLIAQDLKWAGFWGDYTGMPMQLNVGVTKTSGAAITSSKDCLDERGEGSFPSASAPVRGVWATHIDANKLITGNAFSCIASANRVANSDIISIKRLIGFPLADSALSANRFYMATTPQSAVIFRGNEAPPDNTAMPNRQLWEYQHYIYHIVDNSGVPELHKRMLTANDGSWDISGALAQGIEKITLLYGVDTSPVQDGRIDKYVSISSVASNEWNEGRVIAARLFILVRSLQASSKYINNNTYQVGNIQVAGSGDGFRRLLLETSIALRNPAAIAGGGK; encoded by the coding sequence ATGAACAACCGTGGCTTTACCTTGGTGGAATGGCTGATTGCTATGGTGATCGGTGTTTTTCTGCTAGGTGGTGTGCTGAGTGTGTTCGTTGCTTCTCGAACGACTTCTGAAGATGCGTTTGACCAGAGCGAGTTGCAGGAAAACGGGCGATTGGCGATGCGTCTGATAGCCCAGGATCTCAAGTGGGCCGGTTTTTGGGGCGATTATACCGGTATGCCGATGCAGCTGAACGTTGGGGTAACGAAAACATCTGGTGCTGCTATTACCTCCAGCAAAGATTGCTTGGATGAGCGTGGTGAAGGAAGTTTCCCATCAGCATCCGCACCAGTACGTGGTGTATGGGCGACACATATTGATGCCAACAAGCTGATCACAGGCAATGCATTCAGCTGTATTGCATCGGCCAACAGGGTTGCGAATTCAGACATCATCAGCATCAAGCGGTTGATAGGTTTCCCCTTGGCAGACAGTGCACTCTCTGCAAATAGGTTCTATATGGCAACGACGCCTCAGTCTGCTGTTATATTTCGCGGCAACGAAGCCCCTCCTGATAATACTGCTATGCCAAATAGACAGTTATGGGAGTATCAGCATTACATCTACCATATTGTGGATAACAGTGGAGTCCCTGAATTACACAAGCGAATGCTGACTGCCAACGATGGATCATGGGATATATCTGGCGCACTGGCACAAGGTATAGAAAAAATAACTTTGCTATACGGTGTAGATACCAGTCCAGTTCAGGATGGGCGAATAGATAAATATGTATCAATCAGTTCTGTTGCCAGTAATGAATGGAATGAAGGGCGTGTCATTGCTGCCCGTCTGTTTATTCTTGTTCGCTCTCTGCAAGCTTCATCGAAATATATAAATAACAATACATATCAGGTTGGTAATATTCAGGTCGCCGGTAGCGGTGATGGTTTTCGACGATTGCTTCTGGAGACATCCATCGCGTTGCGTAACCCTGCAGCCATTGCTGGAGGTGGCAAATGA
- a CDS encoding pilus assembly PilX family protein has protein sequence MRRARGVALIVALVILVPLTLIAVVMMQSSGVDLKMAGAAASLQQAEHRIEGMIESALLQAGLSSKIATMGASSAISVNGNTVNMERRGESVCKRKVDASSQNVIPSCRYVELQAAATYGKNSRAMNWTAGVEQPLLKAE, from the coding sequence ATGAGACGAGCCAGAGGTGTTGCATTGATCGTGGCTTTGGTCATCCTGGTACCGCTGACCCTGATCGCTGTCGTGATGATGCAGTCCAGTGGTGTGGATCTCAAAATGGCGGGGGCTGCAGCCAGTTTGCAGCAGGCTGAGCATCGGATTGAAGGGATGATAGAGAGTGCGTTATTGCAAGCTGGTCTGTCGAGCAAGATTGCGACAATGGGGGCCAGTTCTGCAATCTCGGTTAATGGAAATACGGTCAATATGGAACGGCGTGGTGAAAGTGTCTGCAAGCGGAAAGTGGATGCCAGTAGCCAGAATGTTATCCCTTCTTGTCGTTATGTTGAGCTGCAGGCTGCAGCAACATATGGCAAGAACAGTCGTGCAATGAATTGGACTGCCGGGGTAGAGCAACCCCTGTTAAAGGCGGAATAG
- a CDS encoding pilus assembly protein, with product MREHGRALLLCTVMAAMPVLASSSYSDDTELFIYDFSKAGDFRPKILVIFDNSGSMSSTMDVVREAYDPNTTYPALSNDPDTGNSKKYVYFSTDGTVPTITNTQRFQDSINACASSKTPLSNIGYFQSQVWNYTYSSYSGGKPRQGTWGSVSGRTESNIVLVDCKQDIISSNNSNPYSGPSLVVGSISNGYPVNKTSNSSGLWYYTTNISNAAAGSNTAVTLYSANYIRWYYGPSGHSVQSRLQVAKDAVKGLISSTPGVDFGLAVYNYNDSNGGRNGGRIVRRILSNDTDIGNGVTAEQNLLSTIDSLGAETNTPLCETLYEAYRLFGGRSVYYGDDDSSRTPTRDTLAENPVGTYKAPYDKCSNNGYVIYITDGEPTQDTNANSLVQGLLDNLNATEKAAYGTTVGYGSSGSTSYIAALAGYMRNKDINPGSPGVQTVTTFTVGFGDDAVTGAGNLLAETARRGGGLYYPATSAEALSQALKSSLLAILRINTSLVSPAIATNNFDRTRSLNNIYYAMFEPDTGPRWKGNLKKLVLSDKGYVVDTTTLPAIKSDGTILEGARTFWSSEDDGNLVAKGGVQEMLADKSNRNLYLINDKASPKRLDSFTRSNAQIMAGSAEALRSLMQLSDVSELDNMFSWITGSDVDNEDNDSSTTIRKYILGDPLHSRPLVINYGCTVAQGQTSCTPDLRIIMGTNAGFLHMFKDLGSSVDETWAMMPYPLLATQKALRQNSESSAHVFGVDSSPVALIKDANQNGVIKASEGDYVWMFVGLRSGGKNYYAFDVTNPDAPTLKWSITPDSSGFSQLGQTWSVPEVAFVPGVSDPVVIFAGGYDLNKSTLGLGSSDSSGTGIYIVNANTGALIYSATPAANSTTNLQVSTMLDSMPGGVATLDSDGDGKVDRIYASDTGGNIWRMDLPGTNKTDWSVFKFASLGSDTQQSEDRRFFTQPVLVRTINKGWEVKNSQYVYSERPFDAVLIGSGDRNRPSSESTVNNAYFMLRDYQVVPKSYRTVTPPSAITIDQLYDVTTDPFLGKTDTQILAIKKTLTSKMGWKYWLDQTGEKSMGAGVVLQGKLYFTSFLPQVQSFEECTIQSIGAMRQYMVDMHYGTSFRYTVDQAGNQSPERYVEVNNKVADDLVVHAGDDAKIRIIGGAPGEEVILKSDGNNQPTRCTGAGQCSEGADEAEMDMTPKKIYLYEDEPQ from the coding sequence ATGCGCGAACATGGACGAGCCTTGCTGCTTTGCACCGTAATGGCCGCCATGCCGGTCTTGGCAAGCAGCAGTTATTCTGATGACACCGAACTGTTTATTTATGATTTTTCAAAAGCAGGTGACTTCAGACCAAAAATCCTGGTTATCTTTGATAATTCAGGGAGTATGAGCTCAACCATGGATGTGGTTAGAGAAGCTTACGATCCAAATACGACATATCCAGCACTCAGTAATGATCCAGATACCGGAAATAGTAAAAAGTATGTCTACTTTTCTACTGATGGTACAGTTCCAACTATCACCAATACCCAGCGATTTCAAGACAGTATAAATGCCTGTGCATCTTCAAAAACACCATTGTCGAACATTGGTTACTTTCAGTCACAAGTCTGGAACTATACCTACTCTAGTTATTCTGGAGGGAAGCCGCGGCAGGGTACATGGGGATCAGTTTCTGGCCGAACTGAATCGAATATTGTATTGGTTGATTGCAAGCAAGATATAATTTCCAGTAACAACAGTAACCCCTATTCTGGTCCAAGTTTGGTTGTTGGAAGCATCTCGAATGGTTACCCAGTAAATAAGACTTCAAATAGTAGTGGCTTATGGTATTACACAACGAATATCAGCAATGCTGCTGCGGGGAGTAATACTGCAGTTACCTTATATAGTGCAAATTACATCAGGTGGTATTATGGGCCGTCAGGACATAGCGTCCAGTCACGACTTCAGGTTGCCAAGGATGCTGTGAAGGGATTGATATCTTCAACTCCTGGTGTTGATTTTGGACTGGCTGTATATAACTACAATGACAGCAATGGTGGCCGAAATGGTGGGCGTATCGTTCGTCGTATTCTGAGTAACGATACCGATATCGGTAATGGTGTTACGGCGGAACAGAACTTATTGTCGACCATAGATAGCCTTGGAGCAGAAACTAATACGCCGCTATGTGAAACGCTATATGAAGCCTATCGTTTATTTGGTGGCCGCTCAGTTTATTATGGTGATGACGATAGCTCACGAACTCCGACTCGGGATACGTTGGCAGAAAACCCTGTCGGAACCTATAAAGCTCCTTATGATAAATGCTCTAACAATGGCTATGTCATTTATATAACTGATGGTGAACCAACCCAGGATACCAATGCCAACTCGTTAGTGCAGGGGTTGCTGGATAATCTCAATGCGACTGAAAAAGCTGCATATGGTACAACTGTTGGATATGGCAGTAGTGGCAGCACCAGCTATATTGCTGCACTGGCTGGCTATATGAGAAACAAGGATATAAACCCGGGTTCCCCCGGAGTTCAGACTGTTACAACATTTACAGTTGGATTCGGTGATGATGCTGTTACTGGTGCAGGTAACCTGTTAGCGGAAACAGCTCGTCGTGGTGGCGGACTATATTATCCTGCGACCAGTGCCGAAGCACTCAGTCAGGCACTGAAGTCATCTTTACTGGCCATATTGCGCATCAATACCTCTCTGGTATCTCCCGCTATTGCAACAAATAACTTTGACCGAACCAGAAGTCTTAATAATATTTACTATGCCATGTTTGAACCTGATACGGGTCCACGATGGAAAGGTAATTTGAAAAAGCTGGTCTTGTCTGACAAGGGATATGTAGTTGATACCACTACATTACCGGCGATAAAGAGTGATGGCACAATTCTGGAGGGGGCCAGAACTTTTTGGTCATCAGAGGATGACGGTAATCTGGTTGCAAAAGGTGGTGTGCAGGAGATGCTTGCCGATAAAAGCAACCGTAATCTTTATCTCATCAATGACAAGGCATCGCCAAAACGCCTTGATAGTTTTACGCGCAGCAATGCCCAGATAATGGCTGGCAGTGCTGAGGCGCTACGTTCACTCATGCAGTTATCTGACGTCTCTGAACTGGATAATATGTTCAGCTGGATTACTGGTAGTGATGTCGACAATGAAGATAACGACAGCAGTACGACAATCAGGAAATATATATTGGGTGATCCCCTGCACTCCAGACCTTTGGTGATCAACTACGGTTGTACGGTTGCACAAGGGCAGACTAGCTGTACGCCGGACTTGCGTATTATCATGGGGACCAATGCCGGTTTTTTGCATATGTTCAAGGATCTGGGTTCATCTGTTGATGAAACCTGGGCCATGATGCCTTATCCGCTGCTAGCTACTCAAAAAGCGTTACGGCAAAATAGTGAGTCATCTGCTCACGTATTTGGTGTCGACTCCTCTCCTGTAGCACTCATCAAAGATGCTAACCAGAATGGGGTGATAAAAGCATCAGAGGGCGATTATGTCTGGATGTTTGTCGGGTTGCGCAGTGGCGGTAAAAACTATTATGCCTTTGATGTCACAAATCCAGATGCACCAACACTGAAGTGGTCCATTACACCAGATTCGAGTGGTTTTTCCCAGTTGGGGCAGACCTGGTCTGTCCCTGAAGTGGCATTTGTTCCCGGCGTCTCCGATCCGGTAGTGATTTTTGCTGGTGGTTATGATCTGAATAAAAGTACTCTCGGGTTGGGTAGTTCTGATAGCAGTGGAACAGGTATTTATATAGTGAATGCTAATACCGGTGCTCTGATATACAGTGCAACGCCAGCAGCCAACAGTACGACAAACCTGCAAGTCAGCACCATGCTGGACAGTATGCCCGGTGGTGTGGCGACTCTTGATAGTGATGGAGATGGTAAAGTCGACCGTATTTATGCCAGCGATACTGGCGGAAATATCTGGCGAATGGATTTGCCAGGAACCAATAAAACAGATTGGAGTGTATTCAAATTTGCCAGTCTGGGTTCCGACACACAGCAAAGTGAAGATCGGCGCTTCTTCACTCAACCTGTATTGGTAAGAACAATCAATAAGGGGTGGGAAGTAAAAAATAGCCAGTATGTTTATAGCGAACGCCCCTTCGATGCGGTCTTGATTGGTTCTGGCGACCGTAATCGCCCATCATCAGAATCGACCGTCAACAATGCCTATTTCATGCTGCGGGACTATCAGGTTGTACCCAAATCCTACCGCACCGTCACTCCTCCATCGGCGATCACTATTGATCAACTATACGATGTAACAACTGACCCCTTCCTTGGTAAAACGGATACGCAGATATTGGCGATCAAGAAAACCCTGACCAGCAAGATGGGGTGGAAATATTGGCTGGATCAAACGGGAGAGAAGTCGATGGGAGCAGGGGTTGTCCTTCAGGGCAAACTTTACTTCACCTCCTTCCTGCCGCAGGTGCAATCTTTTGAGGAGTGTACCATTCAGTCGATAGGTGCCATGCGTCAATATATGGTCGATATGCACTATGGCACATCATTCCGCTACACGGTCGATCAGGCTGGTAATCAGTCTCCGGAACGCTATGTCGAGGTCAATAATAAAGTAGCTGATGACCTCGTGGTACATGCTGGTGATGATGCCAAGATCCGTATTATCGGTGGTGCTCCGGGTGAGGAGGTTATTCTGAAAAGTGATGGGAATAATCAACCTACCCGCTGTACCGGGGCTGGGCAATGTTCAGAGGGGGCCGATGAGGCCGAAATGGATATGACTCCCAAGAAGATATATCTCTACGAGGATGAACCCCAATGA
- the tapY2 gene encoding type IVa secretion system protein TapY2, with protein sequence MLLLTLLGVSCAHAAVDRKCYVELENGANVVLQGAIADNKKPEIAFQEKGFEMNGQLLMVRKVLECQPVDRPFTLESARKQEKEQPR encoded by the coding sequence ATGCTGTTGTTGACTCTGCTGGGCGTTAGCTGCGCTCATGCAGCGGTAGATCGTAAGTGCTATGTCGAACTGGAGAATGGGGCGAATGTTGTATTGCAGGGCGCTATTGCGGATAACAAAAAGCCTGAGATTGCCTTCCAGGAGAAGGGGTTTGAGATGAACGGGCAGCTGCTGATGGTGAGGAAAGTGCTGGAATGTCAGCCTGTCGATCGGCCTTTCACTCTCGAGTCCGCCCGAAAACAAGAGAAAGAGCAGCCAAGATAG
- a CDS encoding GspH/FimT family pseudopilin encodes MKQRGFTLLELMIAIALGVILLAIGIPALSDLLKENTANYESERLMKHLRFARNEAISEQQTVSACLINNASQCVSSNSTQFLVFADTNNNSQLDNGETELARTPTFSSSAAITSTRTRVLFAPDGTSLGTNMTIKVCVSQEPEIDLVLAVSGRSSRTDTTTICP; translated from the coding sequence ATGAAACAACGCGGATTTACCTTGCTGGAGCTGATGATCGCCATTGCACTGGGGGTCATACTACTTGCCATTGGTATTCCTGCCCTAAGCGACCTGCTCAAAGAGAACACCGCCAACTATGAAAGTGAGCGGTTGATGAAACACCTGCGCTTCGCGCGTAACGAAGCAATCAGTGAGCAGCAAACCGTAAGCGCCTGCCTCATCAACAATGCAAGCCAGTGTGTTTCCAGCAATTCAACACAGTTCCTGGTATTTGCCGATACCAATAACAACTCCCAACTTGATAACGGTGAAACAGAGTTGGCACGTACCCCAACCTTTTCATCCAGCGCAGCTATCACCTCGACCAGAACCCGGGTTCTGTTTGCTCCAGACGGTACCAGCCTGGGTACCAATATGACCATTAAAGTCTGCGTGAGCCAAGAACCGGAGATTGACCTGGTTCTTGCCGTTTCTGGCCGCAGTAGCAGGACAGACACCACAACAATCTGTCCTTGA
- a CDS encoding NAD+ synthase: protein MAKALSLMLAQLNLTVGAIEDNTDKVLAAAAQAEQQGADLLVCSELALTGYPPEDLLLRADLMIRVDAALARIAEWQGNCAILVGHPWREGEALYNAASLYEHGKLIARYFKQDLPNYGVFDEKRYFTAATETCVVPFRGHNLGLLICEDLWQPGPALAAKAAGADLLLTINASPYDQEKPWIRRELMTERCDQTGLPLVYLNQVCGQDELIFDGCSKVFNSQGELTHKLAPFAEELALVRFADGQPVKEREPAAPLEPLAETYQALVLAVRDYVTKNGFHGAVLGLSGGIDSALTLAIAADAIGADKVQAVMMPFRYTAQMSVEDAKEQAERMGVEFNIISIEPMFEGFMTQLAPLFEGTARDTTEENLQARCRGVLLMALSNKRRRIVLTTGNKSEMAVGYATLYGDMAGGFDVLKDVPKTLVFKLCEYRNSVDYVIPQRVIDRPPSAELAPDQVDQDSLPPYDILDAILKRYVEEDASVADMVAEGFEEAVVRKVIRLVDLNEYKRRQAAVGPRITARNFGKDRRYPITSGFGKQNW from the coding sequence ATGGCAAAAGCCCTCTCTCTGATGCTTGCCCAGTTGAATCTGACGGTAGGCGCCATCGAAGATAACACTGACAAAGTGCTCGCTGCGGCCGCTCAAGCCGAACAGCAAGGTGCCGATCTGCTGGTCTGCTCCGAGCTGGCCCTGACCGGTTATCCACCGGAAGATCTGCTGCTGCGCGCCGACCTGATGATCCGGGTCGATGCCGCGCTGGCTCGCATTGCCGAATGGCAGGGGAACTGCGCCATTTTGGTAGGGCATCCCTGGCGTGAAGGGGAGGCGCTCTATAACGCAGCCTCCCTCTATGAGCACGGCAAGCTGATTGCCCGTTACTTCAAGCAGGACCTGCCCAACTACGGGGTATTCGACGAGAAGCGCTACTTCACCGCCGCGACTGAAACTTGTGTGGTTCCCTTCCGTGGTCACAATCTGGGGCTGCTCATCTGCGAAGACCTCTGGCAGCCGGGCCCGGCGCTGGCCGCCAAGGCGGCAGGGGCCGATCTGCTGCTCACCATCAATGCGTCTCCCTACGATCAGGAGAAACCCTGGATCCGCCGAGAACTGATGACTGAACGCTGCGATCAGACCGGCCTGCCGCTGGTTTACCTCAATCAGGTATGCGGTCAGGACGAGCTGATTTTTGACGGCTGCTCCAAGGTGTTCAACAGCCAGGGTGAGTTGACCCACAAATTGGCACCGTTTGCCGAAGAGCTGGCGCTGGTACGCTTTGCGGATGGTCAACCGGTGAAAGAGCGGGAACCGGCTGCGCCGCTGGAGCCGTTGGCTGAGACCTATCAGGCTCTGGTGCTGGCGGTGCGCGACTATGTCACCAAGAACGGTTTCCACGGTGCTGTGCTGGGCCTCTCCGGCGGCATCGACTCGGCGCTGACGCTGGCCATTGCGGCCGATGCCATCGGGGCCGACAAGGTGCAGGCGGTGATGATGCCGTTCCGCTATACCGCCCAGATGAGCGTGGAGGATGCCAAGGAGCAGGCCGAGCGGATGGGGGTCGAGTTCAACATCATCTCCATCGAGCCGATGTTCGAAGGGTTTATGACCCAGCTGGCGCCGCTGTTTGAAGGTACCGCCCGCGATACCACCGAAGAGAACCTGCAGGCGCGCTGCCGTGGTGTGCTCTTGATGGCGCTCTCCAACAAACGTCGTCGTATTGTGCTGACTACCGGCAACAAGAGCGAGATGGCGGTGGGCTATGCGACTCTTTATGGTGACATGGCGGGCGGTTTTGACGTGTTGAAAGATGTGCCGAAGACGCTGGTCTTCAAGTTGTGCGAATATCGCAACTCGGTCGACTACGTGATCCCGCAGCGGGTTATCGACCGTCCGCCTTCAGCAGAATTGGCGCCGGATCAGGTGGATCAGGACAGCCTGCCGCCGTACGACATCCTGGATGCCATCTTGAAGCGCTACGTGGAAGAGGATGCGTCCGTAGCCGACATGGTGGCAGAGGGCTTCGAGGAGGCGGTGGTGCGCAAGGTGATCCGCCTCGTGGATCTCAACGAATACAAGCGCCGTCAGGCGGCGGTTGGGCCCCGCATCACGGCCCGCAACTTTGGTAAGGATCGCCGTTACCCCATTACTTCCGGGTTTGGCAAACAGAACTGGTAA
- the glnB gene encoding nitrogen regulatory protein P-II, producing the protein MKKIEAIIKPFKLDDVREALAEIGINGMTVSEVKGFGRQKGHTELYRGAEYMVDFLPKVKVELVVQDEDLDACLEAIQNTARTGKIGDGKIFVCEVERVIRIRTGEENEDAI; encoded by the coding sequence ATGAAGAAGATTGAAGCCATCATCAAACCGTTCAAGCTGGACGATGTGCGCGAGGCCTTGGCCGAGATTGGCATCAACGGCATGACCGTCTCCGAAGTCAAAGGCTTCGGCCGCCAGAAGGGGCACACCGAGCTCTATCGCGGTGCCGAGTACATGGTCGACTTCCTGCCGAAAGTGAAGGTGGAGCTGGTAGTGCAGGACGAGGATCTCGACGCCTGTCTGGAAGCGATCCAGAACACCGCCCGCACCGGCAAGATTGGTGACGGCAAGATCTTCGTTTGCGAGGTGGAGCGCGTCATTCGTATCCGTACCGGCGAAGAGAACGAAGACGCTATCTGA
- a CDS encoding transglycosylase SLT domain-containing protein: MSRKRIVAVAGLLAVLTACSTRPPAQPENLCQIFREKPEWHKAALKMNEKWGTPIHVVMAMMYQESSFVHDAQPPMEYFLFIPTGRASSAYGYAQVKDETWADYQRETGNSWSDRDDFADAIDFMGWYTNKAQRLNGTSKWDAYGQYLNYHEGWGGYRRGSYRSKGWLMKTSRKVEARAQRYGAQYRQCKDQLSRGGWFW, translated from the coding sequence ATGTCCCGAAAGCGCATCGTGGCGGTGGCGGGCCTGCTGGCAGTACTCACTGCGTGCAGTACCCGCCCGCCGGCTCAGCCGGAAAACCTGTGCCAGATCTTTCGCGAGAAGCCGGAGTGGCACAAGGCCGCGCTCAAGATGAACGAGAAGTGGGGGACGCCGATCCATGTGGTGATGGCCATGATGTATCAGGAGTCCTCCTTCGTACACGACGCCCAGCCGCCGATGGAGTATTTCCTCTTTATTCCGACCGGGCGGGCGAGCTCGGCTTATGGCTACGCTCAGGTGAAAGACGAGACCTGGGCTGATTACCAGCGAGAGACCGGCAATAGTTGGAGCGATCGCGATGACTTTGCCGACGCCATCGATTTTATGGGCTGGTACACTAACAAGGCCCAGCGGCTCAATGGCACCTCCAAGTGGGATGCCTATGGCCAGTATCTCAATTATCACGAAGGGTGGGGTGGCTATCGGCGTGGCAGCTATCGCAGCAAGGGGTGGTTGATGAAAACCTCGCGCAAGGTGGAAGCTCGCGCCCAGCGCTACGGCGCCCAGTATCGACAATGCAAGGATCAGCTCTCCCGCGGGGGCTGGTTCTGGTAA
- the luxS gene encoding S-ribosylhomocysteine lyase, translated as MPLLDSFTVDHTRMEAPAVRVAKTMQTPNKDTITVFDLRFCVPNKEILSERGIHTLEHLFAGFMRDHLNGNGVEIIDISPMGCRTGFYMSLIGAPDEARVAAAWQAAMSDVLTVQEQGKIPELNEYQCGTYSMHSLEEAHAIARHVLERGIGVNHNDELALPEEKLKSL; from the coding sequence ATGCCGTTATTGGACAGTTTTACCGTTGACCACACCCGTATGGAAGCGCCAGCGGTGCGTGTGGCCAAAACCATGCAGACCCCGAATAAAGACACCATTACCGTGTTCGACCTGCGTTTCTGCGTACCGAACAAGGAGATCCTCTCCGAGCGCGGTATCCATACCCTCGAGCACCTGTTCGCCGGTTTCATGCGTGATCATCTGAACGGCAACGGTGTAGAGATCATCGACATCTCCCCCATGGGTTGCCGTACCGGCTTCTACATGAGCCTGATCGGCGCGCCGGACGAGGCCCGTGTCGCTGCCGCCTGGCAAGCAGCCATGAGCGATGTGCTGACTGTGCAGGAGCAGGGCAAGATCCCTGAGCTGAACGAGTATCAGTGCGGTACCTACAGCATGCATTCGCTGGAAGAGGCTCATGCCATCGCTCGCCATGTGCTGGAGCGTGGCATCGGCGTTAACCACAACGACGAGCTGGCCCTGCCGGAAGAGAAGCTCAAAAGCCTCTAA
- a CDS encoding type II secretion system protein, with product MMNNKHRGFTLIELVLVIIVLGILAVVALPRFINIKDDALKSMVSATAGNFASAARLANAGWAVVVKGQSVALYNLSSFGNSTIDINRYGWPVGSEEDYNKPVDTPYQPGSGNHISVSNQSDCRLLFTDLLDGSQSVASTDQPDAVQKRADYLSTMIGPGHPDEDEGNEVHYNCRYILRDSVGRFPDYPNGLGFEYNSVTGAVTRNFQ from the coding sequence ATGATGAACAACAAACACCGTGGTTTTACCCTGATTGAGCTGGTGCTGGTCATCATCGTACTGGGGATCCTGGCAGTGGTAGCCCTGCCCCGTTTTATCAATATCAAGGACGATGCGCTCAAAAGCATGGTATCGGCGACTGCGGGCAATTTTGCCAGTGCGGCCCGTCTGGCCAATGCCGGCTGGGCGGTGGTAGTGAAGGGGCAATCCGTCGCGCTCTACAACCTGAGCAGTTTTGGCAACAGCACGATAGATATCAATCGCTATGGCTGGCCGGTGGGCTCCGAAGAGGATTACAACAAGCCGGTAGACACCCCCTATCAACCGGGATCTGGCAACCATATCTCGGTCAGCAACCAGTCAGACTGCCGACTGCTTTTTACCGATCTGCTGGATGGCAGTCAGAGCGTTGCGTCAACGGATCAGCCTGACGCAGTGCAGAAGCGGGCTGATTACCTTTCCACCATGATTGGCCCGGGTCATCCGGATGAAGATGAAGGCAACGAGGTGCACTATAACTGCCGCTATATTCTGCGCGATTCTGTCGGTCGCTTCCCGGATTACCCGAATGGCCTGGGTTTTGAATACAACAGCGTTACCGGTGCCGTGACCCGCAATTTTCAGTAA